A window of Polyangia bacterium contains these coding sequences:
- a CDS encoding sensor domain-containing diguanylate cyclase — MSAGAHADGPDARLLESALALVADAVFITDGAGHVTFANAAFGKLYGYDQRQAGNLPVSALGPHEIAGETVHRARDGREIPVRLIRTPTGAAGDRAGWIYVAHDLSLARRQDDALRRAEEALAAQRAALQELAVRDELTGLYNHKEMQRLLAEEVGRGRRYRRPLSLLRLEVDGFRDRVAAQHGERAADAVLRAIAELLRTNLRPIDRPARFTGDELAVILPDTYATDAVQVAERLRSLVAALSTPVITDGREGQNKKTLKVTLSLGVAGLNESEGSSDQLIRAAGYALGEAKGRGQNCVVTFVDLGVKND; from the coding sequence GTGAGCGCCGGCGCGCACGCCGACGGCCCCGATGCGCGGCTGCTAGAGTCCGCGCTGGCCCTCGTCGCCGACGCCGTCTTCATCACCGACGGCGCCGGCCATGTCACCTTCGCCAACGCCGCCTTTGGCAAGCTTTACGGTTACGACCAGCGCCAGGCCGGCAATCTGCCCGTCAGCGCCCTGGGGCCGCACGAGATCGCCGGCGAGACCGTGCACCGGGCGCGCGACGGTCGGGAGATTCCCGTGCGACTGATCCGGACGCCGACCGGCGCGGCGGGCGATCGGGCTGGCTGGATCTACGTCGCCCATGATCTCAGCCTAGCGCGCCGCCAAGACGACGCCCTTCGCCGCGCCGAAGAAGCGCTCGCCGCCCAGCGCGCCGCCCTTCAAGAGCTGGCCGTGCGCGACGAGCTGACCGGCCTTTACAACCACAAAGAGATGCAGCGCCTGCTGGCCGAAGAGGTCGGCCGCGGCCGTCGCTACCGCCGGCCATTGTCGTTGCTGCGCCTCGAGGTCGACGGCTTTCGCGACCGCGTCGCGGCTCAACACGGCGAGCGTGCCGCCGACGCCGTCCTGCGCGCCATCGCCGAGCTCTTGCGCACCAACTTGCGCCCCATCGATCGCCCGGCGCGCTTCACCGGCGACGAACTGGCCGTGATCCTGCCTGACACTTACGCCACCGACGCCGTGCAAGTTGCCGAACGCCTGCGGTCCCTGGTCGCCGCGCTGTCGACGCCGGTGATCACCGACGGTCGCGAGGGCCAGAACAAGAAGACGTTGAAGGTGACCTTAAGCCTGGGCGTCGCCGGCCTGAACGAATCAGAAGGCTCCAGCGACCAACTGATCCGCGCCGCCGGCTATGCCCTGGGCGAAGCGAAAGGCCGCGGCCAGAACTGCGTCGTCACCTTCGTCGACCTGGGCGTCAAGAACGACTAG
- a CDS encoding TIGR04552 family protein, whose product MEPPATNAANAAPSAEPHPPGAPPSPVRKVRYEDFTLADLTAIRNLLRGGSVIDWHRLYFTDRAEVERFLRVNEMDPRDEDDMRRLAALREQAVEYLERHLGFQIPEEIASGVPPQDLLLIASQKGKRRTQACVVLKVMHVMHHLAGRELLTKLAVSGDQIFHLVEDKVLRTVEEVKSVGCQVVEFEWSRKHADSLITKLLAKKESIAADVYDKLRFRMITNSEEQLLFVLREVVQRLVPFNYVIPGQSVNDVIKVRETLSRSPALAKFLPDVLDLAAVAADKKPSPQNEFSGPGYRVINFVADLPVRIDRFIARPPGDPLFADYGTVVFVLTEFQIIDARTAELNESGENSHEHYKERQFTRVKARLLHGMKDDSDE is encoded by the coding sequence TTGGAACCGCCCGCGACAAACGCCGCGAACGCTGCGCCGTCGGCCGAGCCGCATCCCCCCGGCGCACCGCCATCCCCGGTTCGCAAAGTTCGCTACGAAGACTTCACCCTGGCGGATCTGACCGCCATCCGGAACCTCCTCCGGGGCGGGTCGGTCATTGATTGGCACCGGCTGTATTTCACCGATCGCGCCGAGGTCGAGCGCTTTCTGCGCGTCAACGAGATGGACCCGCGCGATGAAGATGACATGCGACGCCTGGCGGCCCTGCGCGAGCAGGCCGTCGAGTACCTCGAGCGGCACCTGGGCTTTCAGATCCCCGAGGAGATCGCCAGCGGCGTGCCGCCGCAAGATCTGCTGCTCATCGCCTCGCAAAAGGGCAAACGCCGGACTCAGGCCTGCGTGGTCCTCAAAGTCATGCACGTCATGCATCACCTGGCGGGACGCGAGCTTTTGACCAAGCTGGCGGTATCAGGCGACCAGATCTTTCACCTGGTCGAGGACAAGGTTCTGCGTACCGTCGAAGAAGTGAAGAGTGTCGGTTGCCAGGTGGTCGAGTTCGAATGGAGCCGCAAGCACGCCGACAGCCTGATCACCAAGCTCTTGGCCAAGAAGGAATCCATCGCCGCCGACGTCTACGACAAGCTGCGTTTTCGCATGATCACCAATTCGGAAGAGCAGCTTTTGTTCGTGCTGCGCGAGGTGGTGCAGCGGCTGGTTCCGTTCAACTATGTCATCCCGGGACAGTCGGTGAACGACGTCATCAAGGTGCGCGAGACCCTGTCGCGCTCGCCGGCCCTGGCCAAGTTCCTGCCTGACGTGCTGGATCTGGCCGCCGTGGCCGCCGACAAGAAGCCGTCGCCGCAGAATGAATTTTCTGGCCCCGGCTATCGGGTGATCAACTTCGTCGCTGATCTACCGGTGCGCATCGATCGCTTCATTGCCCGCCCGCCCGGCGATCCACTGTTCGCCGACTATGGCACGGTGGTCTTCGTCCTCACCGAGTTCCAGATCATCGACGCCCGCACCGCTGAGCTGAACGAGAGCGGCGAGAACAGCCACGAGCATTACAAAGAACGGCAGTTCACCCGGGTGAAGGCCCGTCTGTTGCACGGAATGAAGGACGACAGCGACGAATAA
- a CDS encoding tetratricopeptide repeat protein: MLFRGPVTLILLAAAATATVAGGAMAADPGSASVAFDEAQALSAAQRPADAAAKLDRAVAMDPTFADAWFALGVARRRVGQCPLAVTAYRRYAELRPTEGEPYYGMGLCLRSMGDRRAAIDAMEKYLALEQRPSAQKWTDNARAVVSALRAEEKPTPAMAPLPSPPAPPPTQPPAPSPPAVPPPTSLPTIPPAPSPAAGIYADAQSLRDSSRIEDAIARFQQAIAIDPNLMPARAALGELLLKIRRDDQAVAVFQAAVRQNPGYALAWYNLGFTLRELGRWPAAIDAYQAYIKLRPTDPDPYYGLGRALQRLGRGDDARIAFQTYLSLEKRPSEDKWVKQAQAALIELGAPAPAGGVR, translated from the coding sequence ATGCTTTTCCGCGGGCCCGTCACGCTGATCTTGCTGGCTGCCGCCGCCACCGCGACGGTCGCGGGGGGTGCGATGGCCGCCGACCCGGGGTCGGCCAGCGTGGCGTTCGACGAAGCGCAGGCCTTAAGCGCCGCCCAGCGTCCGGCCGACGCGGCGGCCAAGCTGGACCGGGCGGTGGCGATGGACCCGACCTTCGCCGACGCCTGGTTCGCCCTCGGCGTGGCCCGCCGCCGGGTCGGCCAGTGCCCGTTGGCCGTCACCGCCTATCGTCGCTACGCCGAGCTCCGGCCGACAGAGGGCGAACCATATTACGGCATGGGCCTCTGTCTGCGATCGATGGGCGATCGGCGCGCCGCCATCGACGCGATGGAAAAATATCTGGCCCTGGAGCAGCGGCCGTCGGCGCAAAAGTGGACCGACAACGCTCGGGCGGTGGTCAGCGCGTTGCGCGCCGAAGAGAAACCGACGCCCGCCATGGCGCCTTTGCCGTCGCCGCCCGCGCCGCCGCCCACGCAACCGCCCGCGCCGTCGCCGCCGGCGGTTCCACCGCCGACGTCGCTGCCGACCATCCCGCCCGCGCCCAGCCCAGCCGCAGGCATCTACGCCGACGCGCAAAGCCTGCGCGACAGCAGCCGCATCGAAGACGCCATCGCCCGTTTTCAACAAGCCATCGCCATCGACCCGAACCTCATGCCAGCGCGAGCGGCGCTGGGTGAATTGCTGCTGAAGATTCGCCGCGACGATCAAGCGGTGGCGGTTTTCCAAGCAGCCGTGCGCCAGAATCCGGGTTACGCGCTGGCCTGGTACAACCTCGGCTTCACCCTGCGCGAGCTCGGCCGCTGGCCGGCGGCGATCGACGCCTATCAGGCGTATATCAAGTTGCGGCCGACCGATCCGGATCCCTACTACGGCCTTGGCCGTGCCCTGCAACGCCTGGGACGCGGCGACGACGCGCGCATCGCTTTCCAGACGTACCTTTCGCTGGAAAAACGGCCCAGCGAAGACAAGTGGGTCAAGCAAGCGCAGGCAGCGCTGATCGAGCTGGGCGCACCCGCCCCGGCCGGCGGCGTCCGCTAA
- a CDS encoding AarF/UbiB family protein gives MARRSRLLTAYFVTAQVVVSYLGLAVSRRFRNADSLARVTLQKHQRNARRIEAAIIRLGGLFIKVGQLISIMANFLPDAFREELRRLQDQVPPRPYEDIETRVREEFGRSPDQVFNEFARQPVASASIGQVHIARLPSGDRVAVKVQYPDIEETVRTDLKALKRIFGVLRWFMPDYGFDTIYGEIREMVLAELDFRLEAAAIQRISANFMGRPNVRFPRVMPEFSTARVLTTEWMHGVKVSDSEGLAAKKIDRRQAARLCVEAYCQQIFVDGLYHADPHPGNLLLQAPAQDNDSALPTIVFLDFGATARVSETMRRGMMMFVQGAMTRDSTRIVAAMKEMGFISRRADPEVFDRVVHYFHEKMRAQISIEGFSLKDLKFEPNSGIASLLDLRDLNVSLADLRDAFHIPKEWILLERTLLLLLGVCTTLDPEMNPSTVIEPYLQHFLLGERKQWSEVVVEASREMALAALSLPGELQRFMDRALRGQLEIRLKNVDDNARMLYHAGQQLLWGVVGATATTLAVVFDGRGQPRAKMLATVAAAFCGVLLFFSWLAGRPGRRR, from the coding sequence GTGGCCCGTCGCTCGCGCCTGCTCACCGCTTACTTCGTCACCGCGCAGGTGGTGGTTTCGTATCTGGGCCTGGCGGTGTCGCGGCGTTTTCGCAACGCCGATTCCCTGGCGCGGGTGACGCTGCAGAAGCACCAGCGCAACGCCCGCCGCATCGAAGCGGCGATCATTCGTCTGGGGGGGCTCTTCATCAAGGTCGGCCAACTCATCAGCATCATGGCCAACTTTCTGCCCGACGCCTTTCGCGAGGAGCTTCGCCGCCTGCAAGACCAGGTTCCGCCACGCCCCTACGAAGACATCGAGACCCGCGTGCGCGAGGAATTTGGCCGCTCGCCCGACCAGGTCTTCAACGAATTCGCGCGCCAGCCGGTCGCGTCGGCCTCGATCGGTCAGGTGCACATCGCCCGCCTGCCCTCGGGCGACCGCGTGGCGGTGAAGGTCCAGTACCCCGACATCGAGGAGACCGTCCGCACCGACCTGAAAGCGCTGAAACGCATCTTCGGCGTCCTGCGCTGGTTCATGCCCGACTATGGCTTCGACACCATCTACGGCGAGATCCGCGAGATGGTCCTGGCCGAACTGGATTTTCGGCTGGAGGCGGCGGCCATCCAGCGCATCAGCGCCAACTTTATGGGACGGCCGAACGTCCGCTTCCCACGCGTGATGCCGGAGTTCTCCACGGCGCGGGTTCTGACCACCGAATGGATGCACGGCGTGAAGGTGAGCGACAGCGAGGGTCTGGCCGCCAAGAAGATCGATCGCCGCCAGGCCGCCCGCCTCTGCGTCGAAGCCTACTGCCAGCAGATCTTCGTCGACGGCCTTTATCACGCCGATCCACACCCGGGGAATTTGCTGCTGCAGGCGCCCGCCCAGGACAACGACAGCGCCCTGCCGACCATCGTCTTCCTGGACTTCGGCGCCACCGCCCGGGTGTCGGAGACCATGCGGCGCGGGATGATGATGTTCGTGCAAGGGGCGATGACCCGCGACTCGACCCGCATTGTCGCGGCCATGAAAGAGATGGGCTTCATCTCTCGCCGGGCCGACCCGGAGGTCTTCGACCGCGTCGTGCATTACTTTCACGAGAAGATGCGGGCGCAGATTTCCATCGAAGGTTTCTCGCTGAAAGATCTGAAGTTCGAACCGAACAGCGGCATCGCCAGCCTGCTGGATCTGCGCGATCTCAACGTCAGCCTGGCGGATCTGCGCGACGCCTTTCACATCCCGAAAGAATGGATCCTGCTGGAACGCACGCTGCTGCTCTTGCTGGGGGTCTGCACCACGCTGGATCCAGAGATGAATCCCAGCACGGTTATTGAACCGTATTTGCAACATTTCCTGCTCGGCGAGCGCAAGCAATGGTCCGAGGTGGTGGTCGAGGCGTCGCGCGAGATGGCTCTGGCCGCGCTGTCGCTGCCCGGCGAGCTGCAGCGGTTCATGGATCGGGCGCTGCGCGGGCAGCTGGAGATCCGCCTCAAGAACGTCGACGACAACGCCCGCATGCTGTACCACGCTGGCCAGCAGCTTTTGTGGGGCGTCGTCGGCGCCACCGCGACCACCCTGGCCGTGGTCTTCGACGGCCGCGGACAGCCCCGCGCGAAAATGCTGGCGACGGTGGCCGCCGCGTTCTGCGGCGTGCTGCTTTTCTTCTCGTGGCTAGCCGGCCGCCCGGGCCGTCGCCGTTAG
- a CDS encoding diguanylate cyclase: MRAAKIRQRITYAVGRTLRSTLGFVICGALLALLWQGWFCDLRQPGGDLRLAGAAGLLTLLLGTRISARVRTAERRRSPRREALSDAELGILLLTVVYVLLAVSGGTSSPVHPLVYAVVSFLVTFHQLAVGLPLAAAAIGFEAVLSFRPSAGPSASADFLSHAGFIAIFALLNVVFLHAEVSRQRRERRRRLDEELASMKQEARDFRLISTSLSADSRVRSRAEEEQKLSQGSIETIHQQLFYILDLLKKSMDLQTCALLWLDESGEKLKVKELCTESTHVAEAPIPARTGALGAIMKDARTFALDAPKLSLLPYYNGPAEVAAFMGVPVVEGMTLRGVLVADRKEARPFTESDAGLMVSAAHQAVRVVQSERVFQAVERSKHEHERFYRASAELNQALTLAEVYDAAIAGARGVCEFDFAAIATYDARRASHTIRRAVGQWADKLDGTTHADPSSMVSMVAKNKLALPAGGEWRERDVPVFSHPMRIRDLESLLVLPLLIKDQVIGTFTVAARRAGAFPSDRREMLGVIANQVAISLQNAHMYQALEEQATTDGLTGLVNHRTFQERFSAMLGRADRHKFPVSLILTDIDHFKKVNDSYGHPTGDEVLRKVAAILNGRARKIDIVARYGGEEFAIVLEGTDKDGARLLAERIRVEVGQQAFQSSKGPFKATLSLGVASYPVDAKVKADIIARADQSLYAAKHGGRNRTVCFAEVDKPKPKAAAAR, translated from the coding sequence ATGAGAGCGGCCAAAATTCGCCAGCGCATCACCTACGCCGTCGGGCGGACGTTGCGCTCCACGCTGGGATTCGTCATCTGCGGGGCACTGCTGGCTTTGCTATGGCAAGGGTGGTTTTGCGACCTGCGCCAGCCCGGCGGTGATCTGCGGCTGGCCGGCGCGGCCGGCCTGCTGACGTTGCTGCTGGGCACGAGGATCTCGGCCCGGGTGCGCACCGCCGAGCGCCGGCGCTCGCCCCGGCGCGAAGCGCTGTCCGACGCGGAGCTCGGCATCCTGCTTTTGACCGTGGTCTACGTGCTGCTGGCGGTCTCGGGCGGCACGTCCTCACCCGTGCATCCGCTGGTCTATGCGGTGGTCAGCTTCCTGGTGACGTTTCACCAGCTGGCCGTCGGCCTGCCGCTGGCTGCCGCGGCGATCGGTTTCGAAGCGGTGCTGTCGTTTCGGCCCAGCGCCGGTCCGTCGGCGTCGGCGGATTTTCTTTCGCACGCCGGCTTCATCGCCATCTTCGCCTTGCTGAACGTGGTCTTCCTGCACGCCGAGGTCTCGCGCCAGCGCCGCGAGCGCCGCCGCCGCCTGGACGAAGAGCTGGCGTCGATGAAGCAAGAGGCGCGCGATTTCCGTCTGATCTCGACGTCGCTGTCCGCTGACAGCCGGGTTCGTTCGCGTGCCGAGGAGGAGCAGAAGCTGTCGCAGGGATCGATCGAGACCATCCACCAGCAGCTTTTCTACATTCTTGACCTGCTGAAAAAGTCGATGGACCTGCAGACCTGCGCCTTGCTGTGGCTGGACGAAAGCGGCGAGAAGCTGAAGGTCAAGGAGCTCTGCACCGAATCCACTCACGTCGCCGAGGCGCCCATCCCGGCGCGCACCGGCGCGCTGGGCGCGATCATGAAAGATGCGCGCACCTTCGCGCTGGACGCGCCCAAGCTGTCGCTGCTGCCGTATTACAACGGCCCGGCCGAGGTGGCGGCGTTCATGGGTGTGCCCGTGGTCGAAGGCATGACCTTGCGCGGGGTGCTGGTGGCCGATCGCAAGGAAGCGCGGCCGTTCACCGAATCAGACGCCGGCCTGATGGTCAGCGCGGCCCATCAGGCGGTGCGCGTGGTGCAGTCCGAACGGGTGTTCCAGGCCGTCGAGCGTTCGAAGCACGAACACGAACGGTTCTATCGCGCCTCCGCCGAGCTCAACCAGGCGCTGACCCTGGCCGAGGTGTACGACGCCGCCATCGCCGGCGCGCGCGGCGTGTGCGAGTTCGACTTTGCCGCCATCGCCACCTACGACGCCCGCCGCGCCTCGCACACCATCCGGCGCGCCGTCGGACAGTGGGCCGACAAGCTGGACGGCACCACGCACGCTGATCCGTCGTCGATGGTGTCGATGGTGGCGAAGAACAAACTGGCCTTGCCCGCCGGCGGCGAATGGCGCGAGCGTGACGTCCCGGTGTTTTCGCACCCGATGCGCATCCGCGATCTGGAATCGCTGCTGGTGTTGCCGCTTTTGATCAAGGATCAAGTGATCGGCACCTTCACCGTCGCGGCCCGGCGGGCGGGCGCGTTTCCGTCGGACCGGCGCGAGATGCTGGGCGTGATCGCCAACCAGGTGGCCATCTCGCTGCAGAACGCGCACATGTATCAAGCCCTGGAAGAACAGGCCACCACCGACGGGCTCACCGGCCTGGTCAATCACCGCACGTTCCAGGAGCGGTTCTCCGCCATGCTGGGACGCGCGGATCGTCACAAGTTCCCGGTGTCGCTGATCCTCACCGACATCGACCACTTCAAGAAGGTGAACGACAGCTACGGCCATCCGACCGGCGACGAGGTGCTGCGCAAGGTGGCGGCCATCCTGAACGGCCGCGCCCGCAAGATCGACATCGTCGCCCGCTACGGCGGCGAAGAGTTCGCCATCGTTTTGGAAGGAACGGACAAGGACGGCGCGCGCCTGCTGGCCGAACGCATCCGCGTCGAGGTCGGCCAGCAGGCCTTCCAGTCGTCGAAGGGACCGTTCAAGGCCACGCTATCGCTGGGCGTGGCCAGCTATCCGGTCGACGCCAAGGTAAAGGCCGACATCATCGCGCGCGCCGACCAGTCGCTTTACGCCGCCAAGCACGGCGGCCGCAACCGCACCGTCTGCTTCGCCGAGGTCGACAAGCCCAAGCCCAAAGCGGCCGCCGCGCGATAA
- a CDS encoding septum formation initiator family protein produces MRRETKTWVGRIVAAASVTFALAYIPYHVYARSGLARTLQLRRDLRGLREHNADLRAENEKLAREADALRSDLGAIERVARTDLGWVRPGEIIVDLSRPGAAAKPPSVFPAPPARPRTQ; encoded by the coding sequence ATGCGCCGCGAAACCAAGACATGGGTGGGCCGAATCGTGGCCGCGGCGTCGGTGACGTTCGCGCTGGCGTATATTCCGTACCACGTCTATGCGCGGTCCGGCCTGGCGCGCACGCTGCAGCTGCGGCGCGATCTGCGCGGCTTACGCGAGCACAACGCTGATCTGCGCGCGGAGAACGAGAAGCTGGCACGCGAGGCGGATGCCTTGCGATCCGATCTCGGCGCCATCGAACGTGTGGCCCGCACCGACTTAGGCTGGGTTCGACCGGGCGAGATCATCGTCGATCTGTCTCGCCCAGGCGCCGCCGCCAAACCGCCGTCGGTGTTCCCGGCGCCGCCGGCGCGCCCGCGCACGCAGTGA
- a CDS encoding YtxH domain-containing protein, translating to MTTLKDLRKLDKDDILEMLGLETKQSTGAWLAGSLGTFGVGLLVGAGIALMLAPKPGRELRDDLRERLRRMPNDRVDLPNGESISREPA from the coding sequence ATGACGACGTTGAAGGATCTGCGCAAACTGGATAAAGACGACATTTTGGAAATGCTCGGTCTCGAGACCAAGCAGTCGACCGGAGCCTGGCTGGCTGGTTCGCTGGGGACATTCGGGGTCGGCCTGCTGGTGGGCGCGGGCATCGCCTTGATGCTGGCGCCGAAGCCGGGCCGCGAGCTGCGGGACGATCTGCGCGAACGCCTGCGACGCATGCCGAACGACCGCGTCGACCTGCCTAACGGCGAGAGCATCTCTCGCGAGCCCGCCTAA
- a CDS encoding phage holin family protein — protein sequence MSEVRFKAENEGLLGLVRETMDGIGRLISEHMKLARLEFQADIKTYGRSLAVLLLVAAVFVLAYGLACIGLAVLLSRWMPLAYSFFAVAGGHVLVGAIAAAVVVSKLRTSQPLMRDSVNEVQRSVGALTGARSGNGITSGDRVLAGGESTAQTSGGGTTWPNSRT from the coding sequence ATGAGCGAGGTGCGTTTCAAGGCAGAAAATGAAGGGCTTTTGGGCCTGGTGCGCGAGACGATGGACGGCATCGGCCGCCTGATCTCCGAGCACATGAAGCTGGCTCGGCTGGAGTTCCAGGCCGACATAAAAACTTACGGGCGGTCGCTGGCCGTGCTGCTGCTGGTGGCGGCGGTGTTCGTTCTGGCCTACGGATTGGCTTGCATTGGCCTGGCCGTGCTGCTGTCGCGCTGGATGCCGCTGGCTTATTCGTTTTTCGCGGTGGCCGGTGGGCATGTCTTGGTGGGCGCCATCGCCGCCGCGGTGGTGGTGTCGAAGTTGCGCACGTCCCAGCCGCTGATGCGCGACAGCGTCAACGAAGTTCAGCGCAGCGTGGGCGCCTTGACCGGCGCCCGCTCTGGAAACGGCATCACCAGCGGCGATCGCGTGTTGGCCGGAGGCGAGTCCACGGCGCAGACTTCGGGCGGAGGGACCACGTGGCCGAACAGTCGAACGTGA
- a CDS encoding phospholipase D family protein, whose translation MPEGPVNVVDFVDPARLYRMQFLGGRGHYDAVVGAVMDAGRSVWIATANLKELMVEDTRAVPGRPRTARAQYRSIIERFDELSRKGVELRILHAAPPSRAFRAEYDRHRRLYQGGLELRLCPRLHFKAVVVDGALLYLGSANWTGAGLGAKGTGRRNFELGFVTRDDGLLDQVQRLYDQIWRGAQCPTCKMRDLCPGPLDLLAAKAQKSR comes from the coding sequence ATGCCTGAAGGCCCGGTCAACGTCGTGGACTTTGTCGATCCGGCGCGGCTTTACCGGATGCAGTTTCTGGGCGGGCGCGGTCACTATGATGCCGTGGTCGGCGCGGTGATGGACGCCGGCCGTAGCGTGTGGATCGCCACCGCCAACCTGAAAGAGCTGATGGTCGAGGACACAAGGGCCGTTCCCGGGCGGCCGCGCACCGCCCGGGCGCAATACCGATCGATCATCGAACGCTTCGACGAATTGTCGCGCAAGGGCGTCGAGCTGCGCATCCTACACGCCGCGCCACCCTCGCGCGCCTTCCGAGCCGAGTACGATCGCCACAGACGTCTGTACCAAGGCGGCCTGGAGCTGCGCCTGTGCCCGCGGCTGCATTTCAAGGCGGTGGTGGTGGACGGTGCGCTTTTGTACCTGGGCAGCGCCAACTGGACCGGCGCGGGCCTGGGCGCAAAGGGTACCGGGCGGCGCAACTTCGAGCTGGGATTCGTCACCCGCGACGACGGCCTTTTGGACCAGGTGCAGCGTCTTTACGACCAGATCTGGCGCGGCGCCCAATGCCCGACCTGCAAGATGCGCGACCTTTGTCCGGGACCGCTCGACCTGCTGGCCGCAAAAGCTCAGAAGTCACGCTGA
- a CDS encoding DNA recombination protein RmuC: protein MELAFLCAALLVGAGLGGWAAWMVGTARIRAALEPALREGEARARASAATAEALREQRAQIQSRADLLEDELRASERERVADGARAAELGRNLDQQRLLLDDAKLKLGDTFQALAAQALQNSHEGFLTLATERLGSLRQEAATDFEAQKNAHSQVIEGMVRPVRESLERVDLQMKAIERERGQAYGVLTEQVRALASTQEKLKVETGNLVNALRAPAVRGRWGEIQLRRVVELAGMVEHCDFDLQASVMTDDGRLRPDLVVRMPSGRNLVVDAKAPLGAYLEALEATTDEERAAKLRQHAAQVKAHVTKLAAKSYWEQFRVTPEFVVMFLPGEIFYGAALEQMPSLIEESVAQRVFVCTPTTLIALLQAVHYGWRQERIAENAEAISRCGRELYDSLATLMEHFTAVGNAIGMSVKHYNGAMASLEARVMGKARKLEELGAKGKKDLPLRPQVDARPRALAAVEPLPPLPPSELDA, encoded by the coding sequence ATGGAACTGGCGTTTCTCTGCGCGGCGCTCTTGGTCGGCGCTGGTCTCGGGGGCTGGGCGGCCTGGATGGTGGGAACGGCGCGAATCCGGGCGGCGCTGGAGCCCGCCCTGCGCGAGGGCGAGGCCCGAGCGCGCGCCTCCGCCGCCACCGCGGAGGCCCTGCGCGAACAGCGAGCGCAGATCCAGTCTCGCGCCGACTTGCTGGAAGACGAACTGCGCGCCAGTGAACGCGAGCGGGTGGCCGATGGCGCGCGCGCCGCCGAGCTTGGACGCAATCTGGATCAGCAGCGGCTGTTGCTGGACGACGCCAAGCTGAAGCTGGGTGACACCTTCCAGGCACTGGCCGCGCAAGCCCTGCAAAACAGCCACGAAGGCTTCTTGACCCTGGCCACCGAACGGCTGGGTTCGCTGCGCCAGGAAGCGGCCACCGATTTCGAAGCGCAGAAGAACGCCCACAGCCAGGTCATCGAAGGGATGGTCCGCCCGGTGCGCGAATCGCTGGAGCGGGTCGACCTGCAGATGAAGGCCATCGAACGAGAGCGCGGCCAAGCTTACGGCGTCCTGACCGAACAGGTGCGGGCGCTGGCGTCGACGCAAGAGAAGTTGAAGGTCGAGACTGGCAACCTGGTGAACGCGCTCCGGGCGCCGGCGGTGCGCGGGCGCTGGGGCGAGATTCAACTGCGTCGCGTGGTCGAGCTGGCCGGGATGGTCGAGCATTGCGACTTCGATTTGCAGGCCTCGGTGATGACCGACGACGGGCGGCTGCGGCCGGATCTGGTGGTGCGCATGCCGAGTGGCCGCAACCTGGTGGTTGACGCCAAGGCGCCGCTGGGCGCGTACCTGGAAGCGCTGGAGGCCACCACCGACGAGGAACGCGCCGCCAAGTTGCGCCAGCATGCCGCGCAGGTAAAGGCCCACGTCACCAAGCTGGCGGCGAAGAGCTACTGGGAGCAGTTCCGGGTCACCCCAGAATTCGTGGTCATGTTCCTGCCCGGCGAGATCTTCTATGGCGCGGCGCTGGAACAGATGCCGTCGCTGATCGAGGAGAGCGTGGCCCAGCGGGTGTTCGTGTGCACGCCGACGACGTTGATCGCCTTGCTGCAGGCCGTGCACTATGGCTGGCGGCAGGAGCGCATCGCCGAGAACGCCGAGGCGATCAGCCGGTGCGGCCGCGAGCTATACGACAGCCTGGCCACGCTGATGGAGCACTTCACCGCAGTGGGTAACGCCATCGGGATGTCGGTCAAGCACTACAACGGCGCGATGGCGTCGCTGGAGGCGCGCGTGATGGGCAAGGCCCGCAAGCTGGAAGAGCTGGGCGCCAAGGGCAAGAAAGATTTGCCGCTGCGCCCGCAGGTTGACGCGCGTCCGCGCGCCCTGGCTGCGGTGGAACCCTTGCCGCCGCTGCCGCCCAGCGAACTGGATGCCTGA